Within the Thermococcus sp. CX2 genome, the region CATCGCTCATCTCGCTCATGGTCATGGCGTAGTCAAAGGCCACATCGCCGCCGCCAATGATGAGAACCCGCCCGTAGTGCCGCCTCGGAACTTCAGCGACGTGGTAGATTATCCCCTCGAAGGGAAGCTTTCTCGGTCTCGTCCCCGTCGCGACCACGAGGTATTTGAAGCGGTAAGTTCCTTTGTCCGTTTCGACCTCAAACAGCTCGCCGGTCTTTCTCACGGCCTTGACTTCCTCGTAGAGGATTTTCAGGTCGTATTTTTTGACATACTCCTCGAGGATTTCGACGACCTTTTCACCCTTGATTCCGTCGGGAAAGAACATGGTGTTCTCCACGGAGTAGGCGTTCCTTATCAGCCCCCCGATTCGGTCGCGCTCGAAAATTACACTCCCAATGCCGTAGCGCTTGAGCTGGACTGCCGTCGCTATGCCGCCGATTCCAGCCCCGATTATCCCGACGAGAGCCATTCCAACACCTCCGAGAGGAGCGGCGTAACCGCGAAGCCGTGGGAGAGGTTTCTGAGCGTCGCCTCGTGGAAGAACCTGTTCTGGGTCAGTGTCCCGTCAACGGGAAAGACCACCCTAAAGCCCCTCACGAAGGCCTCCCGAGCGGTCGTCTCGCAGCAGAGGTGGGTCATGACGCCGGTGACGATTACGGTCTCCACGTGGAGTTTCCTTAGAATGCCTTCAAGTTCGGTTCCATAGAAGGCATTGTAG harbors:
- a CDS encoding NAD(P)/FAD-dependent oxidoreductase, which translates into the protein MALVGIIGAGIGGIATAVQLKRYGIGSVIFERDRIGGLIRNAYSVENTMFFPDGIKGEKVVEILEEYVKKYDLKILYEEVKAVRKTGELFEVETDKGTYRFKYLVVATGTRPRKLPFEGIIYHVAEVPRRHYGRVLIIGGGDVAFDYAMTMSEMSDEVIILMRSEPKALPYLQKLVSERPNITTLRGQLREIERGEKLLAKTSAGDFEVDLVLGAIGRVPNVELVEEIEDDNLFLVGDVKNGIYRQTALSIADGIKTAMIIWRRERYGDTE